One region of Xylanimonas ulmi genomic DNA includes:
- a CDS encoding sensor histidine kinase: MRTPFAALFARRTWRAYGYLWVMLLMAPFGLAYTLLVPALSAGLLVTVVGLIVPGGLVLGARGWGGTHRALARAMLDEPVEHPPAFVRPRGWWRALGARLFDPAGWRALLFLVLALPLSILSLVVSTVFLAVGAGGLTYWLWLGFLPLQRAGDGTWRRGITFGANWFADTPPRIALVSLAGLALLALWPVLTRGFAGLFRLLVRGLLGPTANAVRVAQLRAARAAAVDDADTRLRRLERDLHDGTQARLVAVAMQLGEAREHLAAGGDPALAAELLASAHASSKDALGELREIVRGIHPPALDDGLVVALETLAARTPLPVTVDVDPTIEARGALAPAVRSIAYYTVAELLTNVVKHAGASGAYVLLERVDDRTLRLRVRDDGRGGAVVVTGGQDGRHTGLAGLAERVATVDGALRLTSPAGGPTVVDVTLPTSTPT; encoded by the coding sequence ATGAGGACACCTTTCGCGGCGCTGTTCGCGCGCCGCACATGGCGCGCGTACGGGTACCTGTGGGTCATGCTCCTGATGGCGCCGTTCGGGCTCGCGTACACGCTGCTCGTCCCGGCGCTGTCGGCCGGTCTGCTGGTCACCGTGGTGGGGTTGATCGTGCCCGGCGGGCTGGTGCTGGGCGCCCGCGGATGGGGCGGCACCCACCGCGCGCTGGCCCGCGCAATGCTCGACGAGCCGGTCGAGCACCCGCCCGCGTTCGTCCGCCCACGCGGATGGTGGCGCGCGCTCGGCGCACGGCTGTTCGACCCCGCGGGCTGGCGCGCCCTGCTGTTCCTGGTGCTCGCCCTCCCGCTGTCGATCCTCAGCCTCGTCGTCTCGACGGTGTTCCTCGCCGTCGGCGCCGGTGGGCTCACCTACTGGCTCTGGCTCGGGTTCCTCCCGCTCCAGCGGGCCGGCGACGGCACGTGGCGCCGCGGCATCACGTTCGGCGCCAACTGGTTCGCCGACACCCCGCCGCGCATCGCGCTCGTCTCGCTCGCCGGGCTCGCGCTCCTCGCGCTCTGGCCGGTGCTCACGCGGGGGTTCGCCGGGCTGTTCCGCCTTCTGGTGCGCGGCCTGCTGGGCCCGACGGCGAACGCCGTGCGCGTGGCCCAGCTGCGCGCCGCGCGGGCCGCCGCGGTCGACGACGCCGACACGCGCCTGCGCCGCCTCGAACGCGACCTGCACGACGGCACACAGGCGCGCCTGGTCGCCGTGGCCATGCAGCTCGGTGAGGCGCGCGAGCACCTCGCGGCGGGCGGCGACCCGGCGCTCGCGGCCGAGCTGCTCGCCTCCGCCCACGCCTCGTCCAAGGACGCGCTGGGCGAGCTGCGCGAGATCGTGCGCGGCATCCACCCACCGGCGCTCGACGACGGACTCGTCGTCGCGCTCGAGACGCTCGCCGCGCGCACCCCACTGCCCGTCACGGTCGACGTCGACCCCACCATCGAGGCCCGCGGGGCACTCGCCCCCGCGGTGCGGTCGATCGCGTACTACACGGTCGCCGAACTGCTCACCAACGTCGTCAAGCACGCGGGCGCGAGCGGGGCGTACGTGCTTCTGGAGCGGGTCGACGACCGGACGCTGCGCCTGCGGGTGCGCGACGACGGGCGCGGCGGCGCCGTCGTCGTCACGGGCGGCCAGGACGGGCGGCACACCGGCCTGGCTGGGCTGGCCGAGCGGGTGGCGACAGTGGACGGCGCGCTGCGCCTGACCAGCCCCGCGGGCGGGCCTACGGTGGTCGACGTGACGCTGCCGACCTCCACGCCGACGTGA